A single genomic interval of Spirosoma linguale DSM 74 harbors:
- a CDS encoding conserved repeat domain protein (TIGRFAM: conserved repeat domain protein~PFAM: protein of unknown function DUF11; Cna B domain protein~KEGG: pfo:Pfl01_0133 von Willebrand factor, type A), with protein MEEISTQHTNLSKPTAGNQDKAYSLTGRFISFFLEFYYELLMPVKKAARLLTGHSSSMYESANSSEIRRLVEGFAGSVGEPPDIGGLSLPGFVNQQLQKAPTYFVQHPMNEQIILLKSFGEDFPKAVSDSGGGPSPAKLAGAGPFTELLAPFVNYTHGLSFLKSAYSVLTLLFLWLAIAPAQAQTPTKINLRLQKMISNQSPAIGDIVTYTVVVANAPGSATATNVLVKDELPIGGVTYVPNSATTLRGTATFNSVVSATVVTGLWNIASIAPGDSAVMILKATVNERGVWFNTAEVAGAGQTDTNSIPNNQSLTEDDFDAVCFSVPILWYAGDEYTVTIPSGYNEIVWYRNDTAIVPTAVSTLLAEVNSDKSLTIKSPGVYRFVTYRAGCPATNCCDIKVLQGPYGSLGDYVFADANKNGAQDTGETGINGVKVYLYDQLGTTKLDSTVTAGGGKYLFDSLTDGSYVVRFIAPTGYESTTANAVGVSDALDSDAGANGFTGVYTIDTSQPTSSTARNNPTVDAGYFMPTASLGDFVFEDTNKDGVQQPGEPGIPGVVVTLYVNGVSSLTTLTNSSGLYSFTGLTPGSSLSYSVGFTTPSGFTATLANQGSDSTKDSDINPVTGRTQSVTLAAGENNTTLDAGFFLTCPVNFSLVASNDVSICNGESTMLMASTSVPRAKLNWYLTPYGGTAFATVENGVGVSVNPTTTTVYYVEAVTADGCKSARRPVAVTVTTIPTPIYLGSIANTCPSKTADLTKIQLENYTSGLVYEYYTSLERSATTRVTNLTAVGAGKYYLYAKSGSCYSNPAVLTVQINNCECQSVAGVNVGPGVAICSGDVVPLKAILSGSATSVVWSTNGTGTFSNPTSLSTTYTPSAADIATGNVVLTATTNDPDGPGGICQTASSSLIAQINKRPDAPVNVAAEDALVCQGGSTKLVAFAPGSKINWYDQDGKLIGTTQSGEKLVVTPAKAGILVYAAEALSNAGCVSPRTSLTVTAGPCLADLAVVKEVVTPGTYSVGQKITYAITVTNNGPVTANSVKVTDMLPATLTFVSATPVGQYNAVTGIWTIGTMASKENRSLLVEATINATGSITNTAIVSSPDNDPKYTKNDTSSVTIPVVPCAIQPPTLACAITEICKGGTTTLTARGCEGGSVLWSTGKTGDVIFVAPSVTTTYTASCVAGACTSVASNAITVTVLEPKVPVITASADNVCPGTSVTLTASGCVGGTIVWSDKAQTGTSIVVTPYGKTTYTAQCVMGSCPGNPALKTINVTTDLPTPTIVCSTTVVCPGETVTLTVENCVGTPYWSNTTATTGSIIVTPTIGNNSYSVYCKTDGGCVSKPSAVYTINIVAPAVPTVTASTDTVCVKGAVTLTATNCNGTVKWNVANQTGPSIVVNPTANISYFAWCESRTCQSKPSNTVNITVITPTAPIISVSSTTICSGNKLTLTAKGCTGTVKWYGMDGVAKIGASIDIFPTATATYYATCQVGSTCESEASNKVRVTVSTSTVPAPVIAASSLSICSGGTVSLTATGCTGGTVKWSDGQTGAVAQVTVTPGNREFYALCVPTSTSACGSGKSNVITINVTPAPVPTITCSTDTICPGETVTLTVNNCLGTPRWSSTTATTGSIVVSPTVTTSYSVFCSNGICTSETSKQYTITVIPVAVPTVTASATTVAAGGTVTLTATGCNGDVLWSANDINGNNKGAVIVVRPEGTQTYFAQCKFHNCLSDPSVTIVINPVDCVVKAGTLAATNGTVCGGTSTTVTVSASPAGGLVQPAGYSVLYVLTKGAQKVIQQTSTTPQFSVSSDAAEYTIHTLVYNAKAGDKNYLDLSAVKTGITTAAEVLLLIGNKCAALDVAGAPVKVKVIEPPVLSTTASKTVCYGSMVTFTASGCEGGVVTWSDGSVGKTIQKTAYSTLWLMATCTIDGCTSKSSKDIDVEVATPAIPIIVSNVSAVCVSETVSLTATGCAGGTYIWSDNKTVGSTLTITPTTDVSYRVRCKVGDCLGDWSAYTTIKVGTPAAPTITVAGSTNNITACFGAPITLVAEGCGPNSYVIWSNNQVGQSITVLPASSVLFTAQCSNSNQCKSVPSNTIAVTVSPKVLQPVVVDKTNACPFKTVDLATAVTSKAATTGGMFEYYTNTSLSSDAKVANPAAVGTGTYYVVERTTSGCVSLPVAVHVQINICEEPKPCDAQNPATANAGIDASICASKTYQLSGVMGGAGKTAHWTTSGSGSFNNSYALNAIYTASAEDILSGKVTLTLTVSTDNANCPVATDNMLLTIDGIKSVPVITLAGAANLCYGDSVTLKAPAGAVGYKWSNNATTQTIVVKTSGSYNVQLFDAKGCSSVKSDNVVVKVAEPVMPPLVTDLRNTCPSKIVDLTKALSAPRSGNSYVYRICECVTSNIVVRPDSVCEGTYWIVEKGPTGCLSAPAKVVVKVFNCATDTLGTDVSIAKTASTAFVKNGAPVVYTLKVTNNGKYTAKNIQVRDVLPKGLELLPASASAYTVSNGVITKRIDSLKAGQSTDIVFSARITLKGKDVVNKAEITYLDNRDPNLANNSSSVTVKDTSSRRPSLVGLAKAVLGQPLAVGDSLIKVSYSFIVTNFGDDTLRNVVVNDDLASVFAPNQVTSAKVTLLNTGATLVANPAFTGQGSNKTMTAPTSYLLAGASQSFKLDLTVKRTKGDTTKIFRNVANVSAMNSVTAVSDVSTNGGDADPDNDGNPANNSVVSSFTLNAGQPKGASLGLALAVIKVQQRPDSSYNVTYKATLKNFGDVPLKGVVLTDSLIRAFSAPVSYSVVGTPVVGTGSTLVANANFNGNSQPTILTSASQLGVGVQDTVLITVNVRTKGNYGPFYSSATVVGHSPDSSQVVKDISNSGFNPAPAGSAATTVRFDLPKGLIGVAKSVGIPMLVSTGVYDIPYTITVSNLGSVPLKKVQVIDNLSQTFGHGALIVSNQVSVTSTGAGTVVVNPAYTGQGLVTRMLVDSASTLAVGARSHLSFTVRVDVRNADSLTFFNRADASALTPANEVVQDMSTAGTNDDPDNDLDPRNNSQPTPIALNGSSTTSYIGLAMAVRDTAQQTDGSVNVTYQIVVKNYGPDVLKNVSIMDTLANVFNAKTGATYKVVKPAFTTSTGSALKLNPNFNGGSDPVLVRGDSTSVLAVGKTDTLLLVVNVLSNGSTTTFLNTAYAMATAKTGTVSDVSTSGLNPDLNGNGNPTDSNEREATPLNLRPTFQSLFIPEGFSPNGDGINDLFVIRGVAGLTVSLEVYNRWGHLVYKNDDYRNDWDGKPNTGIALNSDANGVPDGTYYYVINTSDGRKFVRYMTINR; from the coding sequence ATGGAGGAAATATCCACACAACATACCAACCTTTCAAAACCCACGGCTGGCAACCAGGATAAGGCGTATAGTCTTACCGGACGGTTCATAAGCTTCTTTCTGGAGTTCTACTACGAGCTCCTCATGCCCGTTAAAAAGGCCGCACGTTTGCTAACGGGCCATTCATCGTCGATGTACGAATCGGCTAACTCTTCAGAAATCCGACGGCTTGTTGAGGGCTTTGCCGGGTCTGTTGGCGAACCACCTGATATAGGTGGTTTGAGTCTCCCTGGTTTCGTAAACCAACAGTTACAAAAAGCTCCTACTTATTTTGTACAACATCCAATGAATGAGCAAATTATACTATTAAAGTCGTTTGGCGAAGATTTCCCGAAGGCGGTATCCGACTCGGGTGGAGGGCCGTCACCGGCAAAGTTGGCAGGAGCTGGCCCCTTTACTGAGCTGCTGGCCCCTTTCGTCAACTATACGCACGGCCTGTCTTTTCTGAAGTCTGCCTATTCTGTGTTAACCCTGTTGTTTCTGTGGCTGGCTATTGCGCCTGCACAGGCACAAACTCCCACAAAAATAAATCTACGGTTGCAGAAGATGATCAGCAACCAAAGTCCGGCCATTGGCGATATCGTTACGTACACAGTGGTAGTAGCGAACGCACCCGGCTCGGCAACAGCTACTAATGTCCTGGTCAAAGATGAACTGCCGATTGGGGGTGTAACGTATGTTCCCAACTCTGCAACCACGCTTCGGGGCACGGCTACGTTCAATTCAGTTGTGTCAGCTACGGTCGTTACGGGTCTTTGGAACATCGCGTCCATTGCGCCGGGCGATTCTGCGGTGATGATCCTGAAAGCAACAGTCAATGAACGGGGTGTTTGGTTTAACACCGCTGAAGTTGCCGGAGCAGGCCAGACCGACACAAATTCGATTCCTAATAATCAAAGTCTAACGGAAGATGATTTCGATGCTGTCTGCTTTTCGGTACCTATCCTTTGGTATGCCGGTGATGAATACACGGTAACGATTCCATCGGGTTATAATGAGATTGTATGGTACCGTAATGATACGGCAATCGTTCCAACGGCCGTATCGACTTTATTGGCTGAAGTCAATAGCGATAAATCCCTGACGATCAAAAGTCCGGGAGTATATCGGTTTGTAACTTACCGTGCCGGATGTCCTGCTACCAATTGTTGTGATATTAAGGTATTACAGGGCCCTTATGGTAGCTTGGGCGATTATGTATTTGCTGACGCCAACAAAAATGGTGCTCAGGATACGGGCGAGACCGGAATTAATGGTGTAAAAGTTTATTTATACGACCAGCTTGGGACAACCAAACTGGATTCGACCGTTACCGCTGGTGGCGGTAAATACCTGTTCGATAGTTTAACGGACGGAAGTTATGTTGTCCGTTTTATCGCGCCCACCGGATATGAGTCGACAACGGCAAATGCAGTTGGTGTATCGGATGCGCTGGACAGCGACGCCGGTGCAAATGGATTTACGGGTGTTTATACGATTGATACAAGCCAGCCAACTTCGAGCACGGCCCGCAATAATCCGACAGTCGATGCCGGTTATTTCATGCCAACGGCTTCGTTGGGTGACTTTGTTTTTGAGGATACCAACAAAGACGGCGTTCAGCAGCCGGGCGAGCCGGGCATACCGGGCGTAGTGGTTACCTTGTATGTTAATGGTGTCTCTTCACTCACAACGCTGACTAACTCCAGTGGCTTATACTCCTTCACGGGTTTAACCCCGGGCAGCAGTCTGAGCTACTCCGTTGGCTTCACGACTCCTTCCGGCTTCACGGCAACACTGGCCAACCAGGGTTCAGATTCTACCAAAGACTCTGACATCAACCCGGTAACGGGTCGTACGCAGTCGGTAACGCTGGCCGCTGGTGAAAATAATACAACGCTGGATGCTGGTTTCTTCCTGACATGCCCGGTCAACTTCAGTCTGGTTGCGTCGAACGATGTGTCGATTTGTAATGGTGAGTCAACCATGCTAATGGCATCGACTTCGGTGCCACGCGCCAAACTCAACTGGTACTTGACACCTTATGGCGGAACCGCTTTTGCAACCGTCGAAAATGGGGTGGGTGTTTCAGTCAATCCAACCACAACGACCGTCTATTATGTTGAAGCGGTAACTGCGGATGGCTGTAAGAGCGCCCGCCGACCGGTTGCGGTAACGGTTACAACGATACCAACACCAATCTATCTGGGTAGTATCGCCAATACATGCCCGTCGAAAACTGCCGATCTAACGAAGATTCAGCTGGAGAATTACACCTCCGGATTGGTATACGAGTATTACACGAGCCTGGAACGCTCGGCAACTACCCGCGTAACAAACCTGACGGCTGTTGGTGCTGGCAAGTACTACCTGTATGCTAAATCGGGAAGCTGCTACAGTAATCCGGCGGTGCTGACCGTTCAAATCAATAACTGCGAATGCCAGAGTGTGGCGGGTGTGAATGTGGGTCCAGGGGTAGCGATCTGCTCCGGTGATGTTGTTCCGCTCAAAGCGATACTCTCTGGCTCGGCAACGAGTGTCGTCTGGTCAACAAATGGTACAGGTACGTTTAGTAACCCAACCAGCCTGTCGACAACCTATACGCCATCTGCAGCCGACATCGCCACCGGCAATGTCGTACTCACGGCAACGACCAACGACCCGGACGGGCCAGGTGGTATTTGCCAGACAGCTTCCAGCTCATTGATTGCGCAAATCAACAAGCGGCCGGACGCACCTGTTAATGTAGCTGCCGAAGATGCCTTGGTATGCCAGGGAGGCAGTACGAAACTGGTCGCCTTTGCGCCAGGAAGTAAAATCAACTGGTACGACCAGGATGGTAAGCTGATCGGTACAACCCAGAGTGGGGAGAAACTGGTCGTTACGCCTGCGAAGGCCGGTATCCTCGTATACGCAGCAGAAGCCTTATCCAACGCCGGTTGCGTAAGTCCACGCACCTCATTGACCGTAACGGCAGGCCCTTGCCTGGCCGATCTGGCTGTGGTGAAAGAAGTGGTCACGCCCGGTACGTATAGCGTCGGTCAGAAAATTACTTACGCAATCACCGTAACGAACAACGGTCCGGTAACCGCCAACAGTGTGAAGGTAACGGATATGTTGCCTGCTACATTGACGTTCGTAAGCGCAACACCCGTTGGTCAGTATAATGCCGTAACGGGTATCTGGACTATTGGCACGATGGCCTCTAAAGAGAACCGTAGTTTGCTGGTAGAAGCTACCATCAACGCCACGGGTTCGATTACGAACACAGCCATTGTGAGCAGTCCGGACAACGATCCGAAGTACACGAAAAACGACACCTCATCGGTAACGATTCCGGTTGTACCCTGTGCGATTCAGCCACCAACGCTGGCTTGTGCAATCACCGAAATCTGCAAAGGTGGAACAACTACCCTGACCGCAAGAGGATGTGAAGGCGGGTCGGTGCTATGGTCGACTGGTAAAACAGGTGATGTGATTTTTGTAGCACCGAGCGTAACAACAACCTACACTGCAAGTTGCGTGGCAGGGGCGTGTACGAGCGTGGCATCGAATGCCATCACGGTAACCGTTCTTGAGCCGAAGGTGCCGGTCATTACCGCCAGTGCTGATAATGTTTGCCCAGGCACGTCCGTCACGCTGACTGCTTCAGGCTGCGTGGGTGGAACGATTGTCTGGTCGGATAAAGCACAGACCGGAACATCAATCGTGGTTACGCCTTATGGCAAAACGACCTACACCGCTCAGTGTGTAATGGGTAGCTGCCCGGGTAACCCGGCATTGAAAACGATCAATGTGACAACGGATCTGCCAACACCAACGATTGTATGCAGTACAACGGTTGTTTGCCCGGGCGAAACTGTAACCTTAACGGTTGAGAATTGCGTGGGCACACCGTACTGGAGCAATACAACGGCTACAACCGGCAGCATCATTGTTACGCCAACCATTGGTAATAACAGCTATTCTGTTTATTGTAAAACAGACGGCGGCTGCGTAAGTAAGCCATCGGCCGTGTATACAATCAATATTGTCGCTCCGGCTGTACCAACGGTAACTGCCAGCACCGATACCGTTTGTGTAAAAGGTGCAGTTACTCTGACGGCGACCAACTGTAACGGAACCGTTAAGTGGAATGTCGCCAATCAGACTGGTCCGAGCATTGTTGTAAACCCAACCGCAAACATCAGCTACTTTGCCTGGTGTGAGTCGCGGACTTGCCAGAGCAAGCCATCGAATACGGTCAATATCACCGTTATAACGCCAACGGCCCCGATTATCTCGGTAAGCAGCACTACGATCTGTAGCGGTAATAAACTCACCCTGACGGCGAAAGGCTGCACGGGTACGGTGAAGTGGTACGGCATGGATGGCGTAGCGAAAATCGGTGCCAGCATCGACATCTTCCCAACGGCTACGGCAACGTACTACGCTACCTGCCAGGTTGGATCAACCTGCGAGAGTGAAGCGTCGAACAAGGTTCGTGTAACTGTAAGCACCTCAACGGTTCCGGCTCCGGTTATTGCGGCTTCTTCCCTGTCGATCTGTAGCGGTGGCACGGTGTCACTAACGGCTACCGGCTGCACGGGTGGCACGGTGAAATGGTCTGACGGTCAGACGGGCGCAGTCGCTCAGGTGACGGTAACACCAGGTAACCGTGAATTCTATGCATTGTGTGTGCCAACATCGACTAGTGCCTGTGGATCGGGCAAGTCGAATGTGATTACGATTAACGTAACACCAGCACCCGTACCAACCATAACCTGCTCAACGGATACCATTTGTCCGGGTGAAACGGTAACGCTGACGGTCAACAACTGTCTGGGTACGCCACGCTGGAGCAGCACAACGGCTACAACCGGTAGCATCGTTGTGTCGCCAACGGTAACTACATCGTACTCCGTCTTCTGTTCAAACGGAATCTGCACCAGCGAAACCTCGAAACAGTATACCATTACGGTAATACCGGTAGCTGTACCAACGGTTACGGCATCGGCAACGACGGTTGCAGCCGGGGGAACGGTTACACTAACGGCCACTGGCTGTAATGGAGACGTACTATGGTCGGCTAATGACATTAACGGAAATAACAAAGGCGCAGTCATTGTTGTGCGGCCGGAAGGCACACAGACCTACTTCGCTCAGTGTAAGTTCCATAACTGTTTGAGCGATCCATCGGTAACGATTGTGATCAACCCAGTCGATTGCGTAGTTAAAGCGGGAACGCTGGCTGCTACAAACGGTACTGTATGTGGCGGAACGAGCACCACGGTAACGGTATCTGCTTCGCCAGCTGGCGGACTGGTACAACCGGCGGGCTACTCTGTCCTGTATGTTCTGACAAAAGGAGCCCAGAAGGTTATCCAGCAGACCAGCACAACGCCACAGTTCAGCGTATCGTCTGACGCAGCTGAGTATACCATCCATACGCTGGTCTACAATGCTAAAGCTGGGGATAAGAATTACCTCGATCTATCGGCGGTGAAGACAGGTATCACCACGGCGGCTGAAGTGCTGTTGCTGATCGGCAACAAGTGCGCTGCGCTCGATGTTGCCGGTGCGCCTGTTAAGGTGAAGGTGATAGAGCCGCCTGTCTTGTCGACAACGGCATCGAAAACCGTTTGCTACGGCAGCATGGTAACATTCACCGCCAGCGGTTGCGAGGGTGGCGTCGTTACCTGGTCTGACGGATCGGTTGGGAAAACCATCCAGAAGACAGCCTATAGCACCCTGTGGTTAATGGCAACCTGTACGATTGACGGCTGTACCAGCAAATCGTCGAAAGACATTGATGTTGAAGTCGCTACGCCCGCCATCCCGATTATTGTTAGTAATGTGTCCGCCGTTTGTGTCAGCGAAACGGTTTCATTGACGGCTACGGGTTGTGCCGGTGGTACCTACATCTGGTCGGACAATAAAACGGTTGGCAGCACGCTGACCATCACACCAACGACTGATGTAAGCTACCGTGTGCGTTGTAAAGTGGGCGATTGCTTAGGCGACTGGTCTGCGTACACGACGATCAAGGTGGGCACACCGGCGGCACCGACCATTACGGTTGCCGGGTCTACCAATAACATTACGGCCTGCTTCGGTGCGCCGATCACACTGGTTGCTGAAGGATGTGGCCCGAATAGCTATGTGATCTGGTCGAACAACCAGGTTGGCCAATCGATTACGGTACTGCCAGCCAGCTCTGTCCTATTTACGGCACAATGCAGCAACTCGAATCAGTGTAAGAGCGTGCCATCGAACACCATTGCGGTAACGGTATCGCCGAAAGTGCTGCAGCCGGTTGTTGTCGACAAAACGAATGCCTGTCCGTTCAAGACGGTTGATCTGGCTACAGCAGTAACCAGTAAAGCTGCCACAACGGGTGGTATGTTCGAATACTATACCAACACGTCATTAAGCAGTGATGCCAAAGTGGCTAATCCGGCGGCTGTTGGTACCGGTACGTACTATGTGGTTGAGCGGACCACCAGCGGTTGTGTAAGCCTGCCGGTTGCGGTTCATGTTCAGATCAATATCTGTGAGGAGCCGAAACCATGCGATGCTCAGAATCCGGCAACGGCCAATGCAGGTATCGATGCGAGTATCTGTGCCTCGAAGACCTATCAGCTGAGTGGTGTTATGGGTGGTGCGGGTAAAACCGCCCACTGGACCACCAGCGGTAGTGGTTCGTTCAACAATTCGTACGCGCTCAACGCCATCTACACGGCCAGTGCTGAGGATATCCTGTCGGGTAAAGTAACCTTAACCCTGACGGTAAGTACGGATAATGCCAACTGCCCGGTGGCTACGGACAATATGCTGCTGACAATTGACGGCATCAAATCGGTTCCGGTCATAACGCTGGCGGGTGCTGCGAACCTGTGCTACGGCGACTCTGTAACCTTAAAAGCACCTGCCGGTGCTGTAGGGTACAAATGGAGCAACAACGCGACGACGCAAACAATTGTGGTGAAGACCAGCGGATCGTATAACGTTCAGTTGTTTGACGCCAAAGGTTGTAGCTCCGTTAAATCGGACAATGTGGTCGTGAAAGTGGCTGAGCCGGTTATGCCGCCCCTGGTGACTGACCTGCGCAATACCTGCCCGTCGAAAATTGTCGACCTGACAAAAGCACTGTCGGCACCAAGATCAGGGAATTCCTACGTGTATCGGATTTGCGAGTGTGTCACATCCAACATCGTGGTTCGTCCGGACTCTGTGTGTGAAGGCACCTACTGGATTGTGGAGAAAGGCCCAACCGGTTGCCTGAGTGCACCAGCTAAAGTGGTCGTTAAAGTCTTCAACTGTGCTACCGATACCCTGGGTACCGACGTTAGCATTGCGAAGACGGCCAGCACTGCTTTTGTGAAGAACGGCGCACCTGTTGTGTACACCCTCAAAGTGACCAACAATGGTAAGTATACGGCTAAGAACATCCAGGTTCGTGACGTATTACCGAAAGGACTGGAGTTGCTGCCCGCATCGGCATCCGCCTATACCGTGTCGAATGGTGTGATCACCAAACGGATCGATAGCCTGAAAGCGGGTCAGTCAACGGATATCGTCTTCAGCGCACGCATTACGTTGAAAGGTAAGGACGTGGTCAACAAAGCGGAGATTACCTATCTCGACAACCGGGATCCTAATCTGGCTAACAACAGCTCAAGTGTAACGGTGAAAGATACATCGTCGCGCAGGCCAAGTCTGGTGGGTCTGGCGAAAGCGGTACTCGGACAGCCACTGGCGGTTGGTGATTCACTCATCAAGGTTTCGTACAGCTTCATTGTCACGAACTTTGGCGACGATACCCTGCGTAATGTAGTCGTAAACGATGATCTGGCTAGTGTCTTCGCCCCCAATCAGGTGACGTCTGCCAAGGTGACCTTGCTAAACACCGGCGCTACGCTCGTTGCCAACCCAGCCTTCACAGGCCAGGGCAGCAACAAAACGATGACCGCTCCGACCAGTTACCTGCTGGCGGGTGCTTCGCAGTCGTTCAAGCTCGATCTTACGGTCAAACGTACGAAGGGCGACACCACCAAGATATTCCGCAACGTTGCCAATGTATCGGCAATGAACAGTGTGACCGCCGTGTCGGACGTATCAACAAATGGTGGTGATGCTGATCCGGACAATGACGGTAACCCGGCGAACAACTCGGTGGTATCCAGCTTTACCCTGAACGCGGGTCAGCCTAAAGGCGCGAGTCTTGGCCTGGCACTGGCCGTCATCAAGGTACAGCAGCGGCCCGATAGCTCGTACAACGTAACCTACAAGGCGACACTCAAGAACTTCGGTGATGTGCCCCTGAAAGGTGTTGTACTCACAGATAGCCTGATTCGCGCGTTCTCCGCGCCGGTTTCGTACAGTGTAGTAGGTACACCTGTCGTGGGAACCGGAAGTACGCTGGTTGCCAATGCGAACTTCAACGGAAATAGTCAGCCGACGATTCTGACGAGCGCCAGTCAACTGGGTGTTGGTGTGCAGGATACCGTGCTGATTACCGTGAACGTCAGGACTAAGGGTAACTACGGCCCATTCTATTCCAGCGCAACGGTGGTTGGTCATTCACCCGATTCGAGTCAGGTTGTTAAAGACATCTCGAACAGCGGATTTAACCCGGCACCGGCTGGTTCAGCCGCCACAACGGTCCGCTTCGATCTACCGAAAGGCCTGATCGGTGTGGCGAAGTCTGTAGGTATACCGATGCTGGTTTCGACCGGCGTATACGACATCCCGTATACCATCACGGTCAGTAACCTGGGTAGTGTTCCGCTGAAAAAAGTACAGGTGATCGATAACCTCTCGCAGACCTTCGGCCATGGCGCGCTGATTGTCAGCAACCAGGTTTCGGTAACGAGCACAGGTGCAGGTACGGTGGTTGTCAACCCAGCCTATACCGGGCAGGGATTGGTTACCAGGATGCTGGTTGATTCGGCGAGTACACTGGCCGTAGGGGCCAGGAGCCATCTGAGCTTCACCGTTCGGGTTGATGTACGGAATGCCGATTCGCTGACATTCTTCAACAGAGCGGATGCATCCGCCCTGACGCCCGCCAACGAGGTGGTGCAGGATATGTCGACGGCCGGTACAAACGACGACCCCGACAATGACCTTGATCCACGCAACAACAGCCAGCCAACGCCAATTGCGCTGAACGGGTCATCGACCACATCGTACATCGGTCTGGCAATGGCCGTACGCGATACCGCTCAGCAGACAGATGGCAGCGTGAATGTGACGTACCAGATTGTGGTGAAGAACTACGGTCCCGATGTGTTGAAGAACGTGAGTATTATGGACACACTGGCTAATGTCTTCAATGCGAAGACCGGAGCGACCTACAAGGTTGTTAAACCCGCCTTTACAACGTCTACCGGTAGTGCATTAAAACTGAATCCGAACTTTAATGGTGGTTCCGACCCCGTTCTGGTTCGGGGCGACAGCACCAGTGTGCTAGCCGTTGGGAAAACAGATACACTCCTACTGGTCGTCAACGTGCTGAGCAACGGTAGCACGACTACCTTCCTGAATACGGCTTATGCTATGGCTACTGCCAAAACAGGTACGGTAAGCGACGTCTCAACGAGCGGGTTGAATCCTGACCTCAATGGTAATGGTAACCCGACCGATTCCAACGAGCGTGAAGCGACTCCGTTGAATCTGCGGCCAACGTTCCAGTCGCTATTTATACCGGAAGGTTTCTCGCCGAACGGCGACGGGATCAACGACCTGTTCGTGATTCGAGGTGTGGCCGGTCTAACGGTTAGCCTGGAAGTGTATAACCGCTGGGGTCATCTGGTCTATAAAAATGACGATTATCGCAACGATTGGGACGGTAAGCCAAACACGGGTATTGCTCTCAATTCGGATGCGAATGGCGTGCCCGATGGAACGTACTACTACGTAATCAATACCAGCGACGGACGCAAGTTTGTACGATACATGACGATTAACCGCTAA